ATTGGCTTTATTTCTGCTTTCTTCTGATTTGTTCTGTATTTTTTTATTTTTGATAAGTATTCTAAAATACGGACATTTGCCATTTATAGATAAGTCTTTTCCATCATTGCCTTTTCTGAATTTAATAAGTTCAAATTGTTCAGGATTAAATTTATGTAGAAATGTTATCGGTACT
The Hugenholtzia roseola DSM 9546 DNA segment above includes these coding regions:
- a CDS encoding adenine-specific methyltransferase EcoRI family protein, with amino-acid sequence MTFLHKFNPEQFELIKFRKGNDGKDLSINGKCPYFRILIKNKKIQNKSEESRNKANKQQYISEKADWYTTPPLSLNFIRE